Proteins encoded within one genomic window of Halobacteroides halobius DSM 5150:
- the gatB gene encoding Asp-tRNA(Asn)/Glu-tRNA(Gln) amidotransferase subunit GatB — translation MLENYEITIGLEVHAQLDTDTKIFCGCKNEFGAEPNDHTCPICLGLPGTLPVLNKKAVDYIIKAGLALDCEIATFSKFDRKNYFYADLPKAYQISQFDLPFCEDGAITIEVEENNYQIGITRIHLEEDAGKLTHAGDISSADSSLVDYNRVGTPLIEIVSEPDLHSPKQAVAYLKKLKSILEYIAVSDCEMAEGSLRADANLSIAPKGADELGTKTELKNMNSFKAIEKALTYEAKRQAKVLAEGGTIIQGTRTWDGDAGKTLPLREKEEAHDYRYFPEPDLVPVIVKEEWVNEIETSIPELPDARQSRYVNELGIPEYDAGVITADREMADFFEAVVKNYEDAKEVSNWMMGQFSRLLNEEDIEISKIKFAPQDLADLLTMMEEGTISRDIAREVFEDMFTTGKKPEAIVEEKGLKQISDEDELDNIVADVLADNQSAVDDYHGGNKNVIGFLIGQTMQASGGKANPQKVRELLQEKLEE, via the coding sequence ATGTTAGAAAACTATGAGATTACAATTGGGTTAGAAGTTCATGCTCAATTAGATACAGATACTAAAATATTTTGTGGATGTAAAAATGAGTTTGGTGCTGAGCCTAATGATCATACCTGTCCTATATGTTTAGGTTTACCTGGGACATTACCTGTTTTAAATAAAAAAGCAGTTGATTATATTATTAAAGCTGGTTTAGCTTTAGATTGTGAAATAGCTACATTTAGTAAGTTTGACCGAAAAAATTATTTCTATGCTGATTTGCCTAAGGCTTATCAAATATCTCAATTTGATTTACCATTTTGTGAGGATGGTGCAATAACTATTGAAGTTGAAGAGAATAATTATCAGATAGGAATTACTAGGATTCATCTAGAAGAAGATGCAGGAAAGTTAACCCATGCCGGTGATATTTCTAGTGCAGATTCTAGTTTGGTTGATTATAATCGGGTAGGAACGCCCCTAATTGAGATTGTTAGTGAACCTGATTTACATTCTCCTAAACAAGCAGTTGCTTATTTAAAGAAATTAAAGAGTATCTTAGAGTACATAGCAGTTTCTGACTGTGAAATGGCAGAGGGTTCTTTAAGAGCAGATGCCAACCTTTCTATAGCTCCTAAGGGTGCAGATGAATTAGGAACTAAAACTGAGCTAAAGAATATGAATTCTTTTAAAGCAATTGAAAAAGCTTTAACATATGAAGCTAAGCGTCAAGCTAAAGTTTTAGCTGAAGGTGGCACAATAATTCAAGGTACAAGAACTTGGGATGGAGACGCAGGAAAGACCTTGCCACTAAGAGAAAAAGAAGAAGCACATGATTATCGTTATTTCCCAGAACCAGATTTAGTTCCAGTAATTGTAAAAGAAGAGTGGGTTAATGAAATAGAAACTAGTATTCCGGAGTTACCAGATGCTAGACAATCTCGCTATGTTAATGAGTTAGGTATTCCGGAGTATGATGCTGGAGTAATTACTGCTGATAGAGAGATGGCTGACTTCTTTGAAGCAGTAGTAAAAAATTATGAGGATGCTAAAGAAGTTAGTAATTGGATGATGGGCCAATTCTCTCGTTTATTAAATGAAGAGGATATAGAAATAAGTAAGATTAAATTTGCGCCTCAAGACTTAGCTGATTTATTAACTATGATGGAAGAGGGTACTATTTCTCGAGATATTGCTAGAGAAGTTTTTGAAGATATGTTCACTACGGGTAAAAAGCCAGAAGCTATTGTAGAAGAAAAAGGTTTAAAGCAGATTAGTGATGAAGATGAATTAGATAATATTGTTGCTGATGTGTTAGCTGATAACCAATCAGCAGTAGATGATTATCATGGTGGAAATAAGAATGTAATTGGATTCTTAATTGGACAAACAATGCAAGCTAGTGGTGGAAAAGCTAATCCACAAAAGGTTAGAGAGTTATTACAGGAAAAACTAGAAGAGTAA
- the gatA gene encoding Asp-tRNA(Asn)/Glu-tRNA(Gln) amidotransferase subunit GatA, with product MELYQLTAHELHEKLTAGEVKAQEIVKSVYNQIEEVESDVQAYVTLTKEDALQRAKEVDQKLANGEEVSPLAGIPIAIKDNMSTAGVKTTCSSEILHNYKPPFDATVVEKLFAEDAVMVGKANMDEFAMGSSTENSGIQVTKNPCDLERVPGGSSGGSAAAVAAGEATIALGSDTGGSIRQPASFCGVVGLKPTYGLVSRYGLVAFASSLDQIGPITKDVTDCALTLNYIAGHDQYDSTSVEREIPDYTKSLTEDIAGLKIGVPKEYFGEGIDEEVKKSVWEAIEQLEELGAEYEEVSLPHTEYALSAYYLIAPAEASSNLARYDGVRYGLRSESNGLIDMFKETREEGFGDEVKRRIMLGTYALSSGYYDAYYKKAQKVRTLVREDFDQAFKEYDVLISPTSPTTAFEVGDKSDDPLEMYLSDICTIPVNLAGLPALSMPCGTDEQGLPIGLHIIGQAFDEETILQVAYAFEQATDTE from the coding sequence ATGGAACTTTATCAGTTAACTGCTCATGAATTGCATGAGAAATTAACGGCTGGGGAAGTTAAAGCCCAAGAAATTGTTAAATCAGTTTATAATCAAATAGAAGAAGTGGAGTCGGATGTACAAGCCTATGTAACTTTAACTAAAGAGGATGCTTTACAACGAGCTAAAGAAGTAGATCAAAAACTAGCTAATGGTGAAGAAGTTAGTCCTTTAGCAGGAATTCCCATTGCTATTAAGGATAATATGTCTACTGCAGGGGTTAAGACAACATGTTCTTCTGAGATTTTACATAATTACAAACCACCATTTGATGCTACTGTAGTAGAAAAATTATTTGCTGAAGATGCGGTTATGGTTGGAAAAGCTAATATGGATGAATTTGCTATGGGGTCTTCAACTGAGAACTCGGGAATTCAAGTTACTAAAAATCCTTGCGATTTAGAACGAGTACCAGGTGGTTCTAGTGGGGGATCTGCTGCTGCTGTTGCTGCTGGAGAAGCAACAATTGCTTTAGGTTCTGATACTGGTGGTTCAATTAGGCAACCAGCATCTTTTTGTGGGGTAGTAGGTCTAAAGCCAACTTATGGTTTAGTATCTCGCTATGGGTTAGTTGCTTTTGCTTCTTCATTAGATCAGATTGGCCCGATTACTAAGGATGTAACTGATTGTGCTCTAACTTTAAATTATATTGCTGGACATGACCAGTATGATTCTACATCTGTAGAACGGGAGATTCCAGATTATACTAAAAGCTTAACAGAAGATATAGCAGGGCTAAAGATAGGGGTTCCTAAAGAGTACTTTGGTGAAGGAATTGATGAAGAGGTTAAGAAATCAGTTTGGGAAGCAATTGAACAATTAGAGGAGTTAGGAGCAGAGTATGAAGAAGTTTCTCTACCACATACTGAATATGCTTTATCAGCCTATTATTTAATTGCACCTGCTGAGGCTAGTTCGAACTTGGCCCGGTATGATGGAGTAAGGTATGGTTTACGAAGTGAATCTAATGGTTTAATTGATATGTTTAAAGAAACTCGAGAAGAAGGATTTGGAGATGAAGTTAAACGTAGAATTATGTTAGGTACTTATGCTTTAAGTTCAGGTTATTATGATGCTTACTACAAAAAAGCACAAAAGGTTAGAACTCTAGTGAGAGAGGACTTTGACCAAGCTTTTAAAGAGTATGATGTATTAATCTCTCCTACGTCTCCTACAACTGCTTTTGAAGTTGGAGATAAGTCGGATGATCCATTAGAAATGTATTTATCAGATATATGTACTATTCCAGTTAATTTAGCTGGTCTACCTGCTTTATCTATGCCATGTGGAACTGATGAACAGGGGTTACCAATAGGATTACATATTATTGGTCAAGCTTTTGATGAGGAAACTATTTTACAAGTTGCTTATGCTTTTGAACAAGCAACAGATACTGAGTAA
- the gatC gene encoding Asp-tRNA(Asn)/Glu-tRNA(Gln) amidotransferase subunit GatC, whose protein sequence is MKLDKETVERVAHLARLELTEAEKDKFTEQLSDILGHAEKLNQLDTEDVDPMAHVLPVNNVFRDDEVRESLDREEALANAPEKERGMFKVPQIVSDE, encoded by the coding sequence ATGAAATTAGATAAGGAAACAGTAGAGCGGGTGGCTCATTTAGCTAGATTAGAATTGACTGAAGCAGAAAAGGATAAGTTTACTGAACAATTAAGTGATATTTTAGGTCATGCTGAGAAGTTAAATCAACTTGATACTGAAGATGTAGACCCAATGGCACATGTGCTACCAGTTAATAATGTTTTCCGAGATGATGAAGTAAGAGAGTCTCTTGATCGGGAAGAGGCCTTAGCAAATGCTCCAGAAAAAGAACGGGGGATGTTTAAAGTACCACAGATTGTAAGTGATGAGTAA
- a CDS encoding peptidylprolyl isomerase: MKIAEMKTEKGVMKIEFYEEDAPNTVDNFCSLAEDGFYDGLTFHRVIPDFVIQGGCPKGDGTGGPGYTIDCEVDGDKQYHERGVLSMAHSGKDTGGSQFFICHNRKRTSHLDRKHTCFGKVVEGLEVIDDIRAGDVIEEVIIKEE; the protein is encoded by the coding sequence ATGAAAATAGCAGAGATGAAGACAGAAAAAGGGGTAATGAAGATTGAATTTTATGAAGAAGATGCCCCCAATACAGTAGATAACTTTTGTAGTTTAGCTGAGGATGGCTTTTATGATGGTTTAACTTTTCATCGGGTAATTCCTGATTTTGTAATTCAAGGTGGATGTCCTAAAGGAGACGGAACAGGAGGGCCAGGCTATACTATTGATTGTGAAGTAGATGGTGATAAACAGTATCACGAGCGAGGAGTATTATCTATGGCTCATAGTGGAAAAGATACAGGAGGATCGCAGTTTTTTATCTGTCATAATCGAAAGAGAACTTCTCATTTAGATAGAAAACATACCTGTTTTGGAAAGGTTGTAGAAGGGTTAGAAGTAATTGATGATATTAGAGCTGGAGATGTGATTGAAGAAGTAATTATCAAGGAAGAGTAG
- the ligA gene encoding NAD-dependent DNA ligase LigA: MGQLKEKIKKLRAKIRKHNYYYFVLDDPQISDREYDQLMQELIDLEKENPKLITSDSPTQRVGGEPIDQFDKVAHQVPLLSLDKAFSISELEDFASRVKRSIKEEIDYIVELKIDGLSASLVYQDGSLNQGATRGNGEVGEDVTHNLKTIRSIPLKLEQRLDLEVRGEVFMPKDDFLKLNEEQEKADEDAFANPRNAAAGSLRQLDPQVAASRPLDIFIYDSAYIEGVDFKTHSQKLDYLEELGFKINPQRMVCKGITEVIKYCKEWTEKRNDLNYGIDGIVIKVNQLNMQKKLGSTAKHPRWAIAYKFPAQEKETIIEDIEVTVGRTGTLTPTAILEPTLLDGSVVSRANLHNQDELERKDIRIGDRAIVRKAGDIIPEVVKVLPGKRTGKEEEFSLPDKCPVCGAKAVRLEGEVATKCAGGACPAKLREGVLHFVQRNAMNIEGVGPALVEQLIENKLIEDVADLYYLTKEDLIQLDRMGHKSSQNVLDALADSKDNSLQQVLYGLGIEYVGSRVAQILAQNFSNIDQIIEASQKELESIDEIGPKIAQSIVAYFNQEQNLEIIAKLKEAGVNFTAQLKEAEQKLAGNKFVLTGKLEDFTRQEAKEAIVDLGGRVTSSVSGATDYLVVGENPGSKYEQAQELGTTVLVEEEFKELIDK; encoded by the coding sequence ATGGGCCAACTTAAAGAGAAAATAAAGAAATTAAGAGCAAAAATTAGAAAACATAATTATTATTATTTTGTATTAGATGATCCCCAAATTAGTGATCGAGAGTATGATCAATTAATGCAAGAATTAATTGATTTAGAAAAAGAAAATCCTAAGTTAATTACTTCAGATTCACCTACCCAGCGAGTAGGTGGAGAACCAATTGATCAATTTGATAAGGTAGCACATCAAGTTCCGTTATTGAGTTTAGATAAAGCATTTTCTATTAGTGAGTTAGAGGATTTTGCTAGCCGCGTTAAGAGATCTATTAAAGAAGAAATAGATTATATAGTAGAACTAAAGATTGATGGTTTATCTGCTTCTTTAGTCTATCAAGATGGCAGTTTAAACCAGGGTGCTACTCGAGGTAATGGAGAAGTAGGAGAGGATGTAACACATAATTTAAAGACAATTAGAAGTATTCCACTTAAGTTAGAGCAAAGGTTAGATCTAGAGGTTAGAGGCGAGGTTTTTATGCCTAAAGATGATTTTTTAAAGTTAAATGAAGAGCAAGAAAAAGCTGATGAAGATGCTTTTGCTAACCCACGTAATGCTGCTGCTGGTTCATTACGTCAATTAGATCCTCAAGTAGCTGCTAGTAGGCCATTAGATATTTTTATTTATGATAGTGCATATATAGAGGGCGTTGACTTTAAAACACACAGTCAAAAGCTAGATTATTTAGAGGAGTTAGGTTTTAAAATTAATCCTCAGCGGATGGTATGTAAAGGTATTACAGAAGTAATTAAGTATTGTAAAGAATGGACAGAGAAAAGAAATGATTTAAACTATGGGATTGATGGAATAGTAATTAAAGTTAATCAGCTAAATATGCAAAAAAAGTTAGGAAGTACAGCTAAGCATCCCCGCTGGGCAATAGCTTATAAATTTCCGGCTCAAGAGAAGGAAACAATAATTGAAGATATTGAAGTTACAGTTGGTAGAACAGGGACTCTAACACCAACTGCTATTTTAGAGCCTACTTTGTTAGATGGATCTGTAGTTAGCCGGGCCAATTTACATAACCAAGATGAACTAGAGCGAAAAGATATTAGAATTGGAGACCGAGCTATTGTAAGAAAAGCAGGGGATATTATTCCTGAAGTAGTTAAGGTGCTACCTGGGAAAAGAACTGGTAAGGAGGAAGAATTTAGTCTGCCAGATAAATGTCCAGTTTGTGGGGCCAAGGCTGTTAGATTAGAAGGAGAAGTAGCAACTAAGTGTGCTGGTGGAGCATGCCCAGCTAAATTACGAGAAGGAGTCTTACACTTTGTACAGCGCAATGCTATGAATATAGAGGGAGTTGGCCCAGCTTTAGTAGAGCAGTTAATAGAGAACAAATTAATAGAAGATGTAGCTGATTTATATTACTTAACTAAGGAAGATTTAATCCAATTAGATAGAATGGGCCACAAGTCGAGTCAGAATGTACTAGATGCTTTAGCAGATAGTAAGGATAATAGTTTACAACAAGTCTTATATGGTTTAGGAATTGAGTATGTAGGCAGTAGGGTTGCCCAAATTTTAGCCCAAAATTTCTCTAATATAGACCAGATTATTGAAGCAAGTCAAAAAGAATTAGAATCTATTGATGAGATTGGCCCTAAGATAGCTCAAAGTATTGTAGCTTATTTTAATCAAGAACAAAACCTAGAAATTATTGCTAAGCTTAAGGAAGCCGGAGTCAACTTTACTGCTCAATTAAAAGAGGCAGAACAGAAACTAGCAGGAAATAAATTTGTTTTAACTGGTAAGTTAGAAGACTTTACAAGACAGGAAGCTAAAGAAGCTATTGTTGATTTAGGTGGTCGAGTAACTAGCTCAGTCAGTGGTGCTACTGATTATTTAGTAGTAGGAGAAAACCCTGGTTCTAAATATGAACAGGCACAAGAACTAGGAACAACAGTCCTAGTGGAAGAAGAATTCAAAGAATTAATTGACAAGTAG
- a CDS encoding potassium channel family protein: MNIIIVGGGKKGFQLAKYCHKFGHQVTVIESNKEKINKLKDKLEVNVLLGDGTKRDYLEKAGAEEGDIVVAATSNDQDNLVICQLAERQFDIGRTLALVNNPGNEKLFEWLGVNQVVSSTSLMLGLIEEEIEWKEKSNLWADSINQLKMHYIQVEEEAIACNQKIKDITIPDEAILITILRGDQAIVPRGNTTIKAKDTVIALADPEVKDKLLSLMKNNTD, encoded by the coding sequence ATGAATATTATTATTGTTGGTGGAGGAAAAAAAGGATTTCAATTGGCTAAATACTGTCATAAGTTTGGCCATCAAGTAACAGTTATCGAATCTAATAAAGAGAAAATAAATAAGCTAAAAGATAAGTTAGAAGTTAATGTTTTATTAGGAGATGGAACCAAACGTGATTATCTGGAAAAAGCAGGAGCCGAAGAAGGAGATATTGTTGTAGCTGCAACTAGCAATGACCAGGATAATTTAGTAATCTGTCAACTAGCAGAACGGCAATTCGATATTGGAAGAACCCTAGCTTTAGTTAATAATCCAGGTAACGAAAAACTATTTGAGTGGTTAGGAGTTAATCAAGTGGTGAGTTCTACTTCATTAATGCTAGGATTAATTGAAGAAGAAATTGAGTGGAAAGAAAAATCAAACCTATGGGCTGATAGTATTAATCAGTTAAAAATGCATTATATTCAAGTTGAAGAAGAGGCTATAGCTTGTAATCAAAAGATTAAAGATATTACTATTCCAGATGAGGCTATTCTAATTACAATCTTAAGAGGGGATCAGGCTATTGTCCCTCGAGGTAATACTACCATTAAAGCTAAAGATACAGTTATTGCTCTAGCAGACCCAGAAGTTAAAGATAAACTACTTTCACTAATGAAAAACAATACAGACTAA
- a CDS encoding ferritin-like domain-containing protein: MDFAVENKLGVTKGTDLEKIVKGQFQGETNEVGQYLAMARQAQREGYPEVAEVLKRIAKEEAEHAARFAELNGKISGSVKEDIEKMLQGEQGANKTKRKAAVDAKEAGIDPAHDFFDESAKDEARHASMLKGLLDRYFG; encoded by the coding sequence ATGGATTTTGCAGTAGAGAATAAGTTAGGTGTAACTAAAGGAACAGATTTAGAAAAGATAGTAAAGGGCCAATTTCAAGGAGAAACTAATGAGGTAGGGCAGTATTTAGCAATGGCTCGTCAAGCTCAGAGAGAAGGTTATCCAGAAGTAGCAGAGGTACTAAAGAGAATTGCTAAAGAAGAAGCTGAACATGCAGCAAGATTTGCAGAGTTAAATGGTAAGATTAGTGGTTCAGTTAAAGAAGACATTGAGAAGATGTTACAAGGAGAACAAGGAGCCAATAAGACTAAGCGTAAAGCAGCAGTAGATGCTAAAGAAGCAGGAATTGATCCAGCACATGACTTCTTTGATGAGTCTGCTAAAGATGAAGCTAGACATGCTAGTATGTTAAAAGGTCTGTTAGATAGATACTTTGGATAA
- a CDS encoding manganese-dependent inorganic pyrophosphatase, which yields MTTYVVGHQNPDTDSICAAIAYANLKQQLGAKAEAIRAGKINAETEFILDKFEVQAPKLVTELAKGDEVILVDHNEKSQAIAGIKEAEVKEIIDHHRIGDIETGNPIYFRNEPVGSTATVVTKLYQENGVEINEQMAGLLLSAILSDTVIFRSPTCTKADKEIANRLAKQLGVDIQKYGKNMFKAGSVVNQLEPKELITNDYKEYELAGETIGVGQIEIMDVNEVNDIKEDLLVGIEELVAERGYKFLVLIVTDILAEGSLLLFPADAKEIIADAFDVDTKGTEVYLDGVLSRKKQVIPVLSDYLTT from the coding sequence ATGACTACTTATGTTGTAGGCCATCAGAACCCAGATACAGATTCTATTTGTGCTGCTATTGCGTATGCTAATTTAAAACAACAATTAGGGGCCAAGGCAGAAGCTATTAGAGCAGGAAAGATTAATGCAGAAACAGAATTTATTTTGGATAAGTTTGAGGTGCAAGCTCCTAAGTTAGTTACTGAGCTTGCTAAAGGAGATGAAGTAATTTTAGTTGACCATAATGAAAAGAGTCAAGCAATTGCTGGAATAAAAGAAGCCGAGGTTAAAGAAATTATAGACCATCACAGAATAGGTGATATTGAAACTGGTAATCCAATCTACTTTAGAAATGAGCCAGTAGGTTCTACTGCTACAGTCGTAACTAAGTTATACCAGGAAAATGGAGTAGAGATTAATGAACAAATGGCTGGTTTATTATTATCAGCTATTTTATCTGATACAGTCATTTTCCGTTCTCCAACCTGTACTAAAGCAGATAAGGAAATAGCTAATAGATTAGCTAAGCAGTTAGGAGTGGATATTCAAAAGTATGGGAAGAATATGTTTAAGGCAGGTTCAGTAGTTAACCAACTAGAGCCTAAAGAATTGATTACTAATGATTATAAAGAGTATGAATTGGCTGGTGAAACAATTGGAGTAGGTCAGATTGAAATTATGGATGTAAATGAAGTTAATGATATTAAAGAAGATCTATTAGTAGGGATTGAAGAGTTAGTTGCAGAAAGAGGATATAAGTTTTTAGTATTAATAGTTACCGATATTTTAGCTGAAGGTAGCTTATTACTTTTCCCAGCAGATGCAAAAGAAATTATTGCTGATGCTTTTGATGTAGACACAAAAGGAACTGAAGTTTATTTAGATGGAGTTTTATCACGTAAAAAGCAGGTTATACCTGTCTTGTCTGACTACTTAACCACATAG
- the pcrA gene encoding DNA helicase PcrA has product MDILGGLNPEQQEAVEHNYGPLLILAGAGSGKTRVLTHRIAYLIHHYEVDPDNILTVTFTNKAAEEMKDRAKNLLNLDRNLPWMGTFHSICVRILRREISNLGYSSNFVIFDTTDQRSLIKNILKDLNFDTKKYTTSVLRAISSAKNELISPENYEQGGYLERVVARVYPVYQERLLENNALDFGDLIMKTVELLQKEPKVLDYYQELFKYILVDEYQDVNHAQYKLLYLLSAKYNNICVVGDDDQGIYGFRGADVSNILNFEEDYTDTKVVRLEQNYRSTKKILDAAYHIVANNINRKEKKLWTEKKAGKPLSLYKAQDGRDEARYITNQIKSLVEGEDKNYSDFSILYRTNAQSRVLERVLLQQDIPYRIVGGVKFYERKEIKDILAYLRLLYNPNDDLSLERIINVPRRGIGATNFKRLQDYAQQHQISLLKAVNNVENIDSISTRFRNNIQEFGGLIEHFRKRKSEVSVAVLTEELLTETGYLANLKSKNTDKAQDRVNNIKELLASMEQFEEENQTGGLSEFLEEVALLSDIDNLDQEEDAIVLMTLHSAKGLEFPVVFLAGMEENLLPHARSTDTEQDLAEERRLCYVGITRAEEKLYLTYARKRKIYGRTQFKRPSRFIGHIPDHLFSEDNNETAVKNNRREARFSPGDKVKHQRWGQGTVINVDDSSGMEQIKVSFPQQGVKALATEYAQLTKIN; this is encoded by the coding sequence ATGGATATTTTAGGAGGACTAAATCCTGAACAACAGGAAGCAGTAGAGCATAATTATGGTCCATTATTAATTCTAGCAGGTGCTGGTAGTGGTAAGACAAGGGTTTTGACTCATAGAATTGCCTATCTAATTCATCATTATGAAGTTGATCCTGATAATATTCTTACAGTTACATTTACGAATAAGGCAGCTGAAGAAATGAAGGATAGAGCTAAGAACTTATTAAATTTAGATAGAAATTTACCCTGGATGGGAACATTCCATTCAATATGTGTTAGAATTTTAAGAAGAGAGATTAGTAATTTAGGTTATAGCTCTAATTTTGTTATTTTCGATACTACAGATCAACGAAGTTTGATTAAGAATATCTTAAAGGACTTAAATTTTGATACTAAGAAATATACCACTTCTGTCTTAAGGGCAATTAGTAGCGCTAAAAATGAATTGATTTCTCCAGAAAATTATGAACAAGGTGGTTATTTAGAGCGAGTAGTAGCTAGAGTTTATCCAGTTTACCAGGAGCGATTATTAGAGAATAATGCCTTAGACTTTGGTGACTTAATTATGAAGACGGTGGAATTGCTGCAAAAAGAACCTAAGGTATTAGATTATTACCAAGAACTATTTAAATATATATTAGTTGATGAGTACCAAGATGTTAATCATGCTCAGTATAAATTACTTTATTTATTATCTGCTAAGTACAATAACATTTGTGTGGTGGGGGATGATGATCAAGGGATCTATGGTTTTAGAGGAGCAGATGTTAGCAATATTTTGAACTTTGAAGAGGATTATACAGATACTAAAGTAGTTAGATTAGAACAAAATTATCGTTCTACCAAGAAAATTTTAGATGCAGCCTATCATATAGTAGCTAATAATATAAATCGTAAAGAAAAGAAATTATGGACTGAGAAAAAAGCAGGCAAACCATTATCATTATATAAAGCCCAAGATGGGCGAGATGAAGCCCGCTACATAACTAATCAAATTAAGTCTTTAGTAGAAGGTGAAGATAAAAATTATAGTGACTTTTCTATTTTATATCGAACTAATGCTCAATCTCGTGTTTTGGAAAGAGTTTTACTACAGCAAGATATTCCCTATCGGATAGTCGGGGGGGTTAAGTTCTATGAGAGAAAAGAGATAAAGGATATATTAGCTTATTTGCGCCTGCTTTATAATCCAAATGATGATCTTAGTTTAGAAAGAATCATTAATGTACCTCGCCGCGGGATTGGAGCAACTAACTTTAAGCGGCTTCAAGATTATGCCCAACAACACCAGATTAGTTTATTAAAAGCAGTTAATAATGTTGAGAATATAGATAGTATTAGTACTCGATTTAGAAATAATATACAGGAATTTGGAGGTTTAATTGAGCATTTTAGAAAAAGGAAGAGTGAAGTATCTGTTGCAGTTTTAACAGAAGAGTTATTAACTGAGACTGGTTATTTAGCTAACTTAAAGAGTAAAAATACAGATAAAGCTCAAGATAGAGTTAATAATATTAAGGAATTACTAGCTAGTATGGAACAGTTTGAAGAAGAAAATCAAACTGGAGGTTTAAGTGAGTTCTTAGAAGAAGTAGCTTTATTATCAGATATTGATAATTTAGATCAAGAAGAGGATGCTATAGTATTAATGACCTTACATAGTGCTAAAGGTTTGGAATTTCCTGTTGTCTTTTTAGCTGGTATGGAAGAGAATTTATTACCACATGCTAGATCAACAGATACAGAACAAGATTTAGCAGAAGAACGCAGGTTATGTTATGTAGGAATTACTAGAGCAGAAGAAAAATTATATTTAACCTATGCTCGTAAACGTAAGATTTATGGTCGAACTCAATTTAAGAGGCCATCTCGTTTTATTGGGCATATTCCAGACCATTTATTTAGTGAGGATAATAATGAAACTGCAGTTAAAAATAATAGAAGAGAAGCTAGATTTTCTCCAGGAGATAAAGTAAAGCACCAGCGTTGGGGCCAAGGTACAGTAATTAATGTAGATGATAGTAGTGGAATGGAACAAATAAAAGTTTCTTTCCCCCAACAAGGAGTTAAAGCGTTAGCAACTGAATATGCACAGCTTACCAAAATTAATTGA
- a CDS encoding peroxiredoxin family protein: MKKLIIFFIIFLLICGFLIGGAIKLILSFKNDNVAESEERYYLPKVTLNDLRGNEVQFHKIKEPTLLLFWLPDSSTCIKQLEILSEFKRTSNYNFDIISIGIGNLSKEKIKRLLNTKNIQFRTIIDSKTTLTKKLNVTAIPTVIFYKPYDKPITKVGLKKKRKLQKIINKYLLSN; the protein is encoded by the coding sequence ATGAAAAAATTAATTATCTTTTTTATTATTTTTTTATTAATCTGTGGTTTTTTAATTGGGGGAGCAATTAAATTAATTCTTAGTTTTAAAAATGATAATGTAGCTGAATCTGAGGAAAGATACTATTTACCAAAGGTTACTTTAAATGATTTACGAGGCAATGAAGTTCAATTCCACAAGATAAAAGAACCAACTTTATTATTATTCTGGCTTCCTGATTCATCAACTTGTATCAAACAATTAGAAATCTTATCTGAATTTAAACGAACTTCTAACTATAATTTTGATATCATATCAATTGGTATTGGAAATTTATCGAAAGAGAAAATCAAAAGACTGCTTAATACTAAAAATATTCAATTTCGAACTATAATAGATAGTAAGACTACACTAACCAAAAAATTAAATGTAACTGCAATTCCTACAGTTATCTTTTACAAACCATATGACAAGCCAATTACTAAAGTAGGGCTTAAGAAAAAAAGAAAATTGCAAAAGATAATAAACAAATATCTTTTATCTAATTAA
- a CDS encoding AbrB/MazE/SpoVT family DNA-binding domain-containing protein, which produces MKSTGIVRKVDGLGRMVIPIELRRTLGIDTKDPLEIYVDGNKVILKKYEPACVFCGNAGDTIEFKGKIICSECLDEMVGTEEKSA; this is translated from the coding sequence ATGAAATCAACTGGAATTGTTAGAAAAGTAGATGGGTTAGGGAGAATGGTAATCCCTATTGAATTAAGAAGGACATTAGGGATAGATACTAAAGATCCATTAGAGATTTATGTAGATGGCAATAAAGTTATTTTAAAGAAGTATGAACCAGCTTGCGTTTTCTGTGGTAATGCTGGAGATACAATCGAATTCAAAGGAAAAATCATTTGTTCTGAATGTTTAGATGAAATGGTAGGAACAGAAGAAAAATCTGCTTAA